The Mauremys mutica isolate MM-2020 ecotype Southern chromosome 1, ASM2049712v1, whole genome shotgun sequence genome has a segment encoding these proteins:
- the LOC123353038 gene encoding uncharacterized protein LOC123353038, with product MFGAGVGIMQSWFCACWDSSWVLYTCVLLVLVIWVALMTQHSFSWRSRMALLVSRLQRRGTVDKGEGAKKQRVKQPRDQLCWDPSRRTRRASRRRSIHQLLCDNSDCVLCNEVAQQAERLVNTDRASVWVPAGPGSPPPPASHSKGRNLLGRSMWRGLDVLQWCRSRTCIGNRVLPPAQSPFPPSKSRSPPERQAGSWKTERHPPREDEEGLPRPQQAKGSSMEQEECFCCSCLWDETLLRGQEQAQSSSSFQHEQPLLTWELRTGSSQHEPFLPSHEEYPSPSPAQHEPFSPSQGEHGWVRSFLHRGRARSPQAAPQRQAHRPNWVPFLVKSPGGTRMSGREAKWQRDQENTAPRAAGEAPMSLAGRPPARVSPGALRVPGRLELAEAETPFLQSDVRASLELLGPETDQRVSEPGKPVPV from the exons ATGTTTGGCGCGGGGGTGGGGATCATGCAGAGCTGGTTCTGTGCCTGCTGGGACAGCTCCTGGGTGTTGTACACCTGTGTTCTTCTGGTCCTGGTCATCTGGGTGGCCTTGATGACTCAGCACAGCTTCTCCTGGAGAAGCAGGATG GCTCTTCTGGTCAGCAGGCTCCAACGGAGAGGGACAGTGGACAAGGGAGAAG GTGCAAAGAAGCAGCGGGTGAAGCAGCCACGTGACCAGCTGTGTTGGGACCCCTCACGCCGCACTCGCCGAGCTTCCAGGCGCCGCTCCATCCACCAGCTGCTGTGTGACAACTCAGACTGTGTCCTGTGCAACGAGGTGGCCCAGCAAGCCGAGCGGCTGGTGAACACCGACAGGGCCAGTGTGTGGGtccctgctgggccagggtcacctccccctcctgcctcccactcCAAAGGGAGGAACCTGCTGGGTAGATCCATGTGGAGAGGCCTGGATGTGCTGCAGTGGTGCCGCTCTAGGACATGTATAGGCAACCGGGTCCTCCCACCTGCGCAGAGCCCCTTCCCGCCCAGTaagtcccgctcccctcccgAGCGCCAGGCAGGCAGCTGGAAAACAGAGCGCCACCCGCCGAGAGAGGATGAGGAGGGGCTGCCCCGCCCACAGCAGGCCAAAGGCTCCTCCATGGAGCAGGAGGAATGTTTCTGCTGCTCCTGTCTCTGGGATGAGACTCTCCTTCGCGGGCAAGAGCAGGCCCAGAGTTCCTCTTCTTTCCAGCATGAGCAGCCCCTACTCACATGGGAGCTGAGAACGGGATCGAGCCAGCACGAGCCATTTCTTCCCAGTCATGAGGAgtaccccagcccctctcctgctcaGCATGAGCCCTTCTCACCAAGCCAAGGGGAACATGGCTGGGTCAGGAGTTTCCTGCAcagaggcagagcaaggagcCCCCAGGCCGCTCCCCAGAGGCAGGCGCATCGCCCCAATTGGGTGCCGTTTCTGGTCAAGTCCCCAGGTGGGACCAGGATGTCAGGGCGGGAGGCCAAATGGCAGCGAGACCAAGAAAACACGGCACCCAGGGCCGCAGGGGAAGCTCCGATGTCTCTGGCTGGGAGACCCCCAGCGCGGGTCAGCCCTGGAGCCCTGCGTGTGCCCGGCAGGCTCGAATTGGCCGAAGCGGAGACCCCCTTCCTCCAGAGCGACGTCAGGGCGAGTCTCGAGCTCCTTGGGCCAGAGACTGATCAGAGAGTCTCAGAGCCAGGCAAACCAGTACCTGTGTGA